A section of the Ogataea parapolymorpha DL-1 chromosome II, whole genome shotgun sequence genome encodes:
- a CDS encoding DNA excision repair protein ERCC-6, producing MESSSGPSGERELESLGVRLMAQDSLEKEVAEDANKMIMEREIELDQKRLEKAKEKQSKLQGRLRGMELKISNSGTRISEKQRLRADIDRLKREELQPLQVDIQEIEARLRDNQNSTNKLQAESGSEMLPGETQQEYLVRTGKVTAFGTSNGFIEEEDTGVKNHQDLIIPGIELADEDEDDEDALVRKRKMDENLDDGDERMYRDRLRRWTERRASLRAELRPDYTDDPQVPEWQKPHPNNADAILNDEFRVPGDIYPSLFDYQRTGVQWLWELYSHKTGGIIGDEMGLGKTVQVISFLAGLHYSGKLTKPVLVVCPATVLSQWCKEFHRWWPALRVVILHSIGTGMTGKRVEDSDDDEEDADLSSLPSDGRAKELVDSVINNGHVIITTYVGVRIYSRYLLPVRWNYVVLDEGHKIRNPDSHVTLACKQLKTPNRIILSGTPIQNNLVELWSLFDFVFPGRLGTLPVFQKQFCVPINIGGYANATNVQVQTGYKCAVILRDLISPYLLRRVKADVAKDLPKKSEMVLFCKLTDVQRKLYEDFLNSEDINKILRGKRNALFGIDVLRKICNHPDLVDLKLRKKHQRTAEQLEARAGKLQVVHALLDVWFSEGRKTLIFTQTRQMLDILQDFMEALNYETESKFSFMRMDGTTPISQRQSMVDQFNTNPMYNVFLLTTRVGGLGVNLTGASRVIIYDPDWNPSTDVQARERAWRLGQKKDVVIYRLMMAGSIEEKIYHRQIFKQLLTNKILKDPKQKRFFKMNDLHELFTLAEGETKFNNSRSTKKNDDDFLQVSKLKGVSGLQKYEDGEDEEGHTEDKDIMAGLIGNNALQSALEHESVLNPSSSYSLIDNEASRIANEAVKALRESRKLARQTRINVPTWTGKFGEAGRNVGRPRKPGLSGASTPTGRSQSPMVSSSSILDNIKKRKESSPKPKIEDTDLIARLSNYMAGLNDYFSTSAAVLDELKIDVSNEKTVKVVRSMLKSICKWDKERKGWVLNEEFR from the coding sequence ATGGagtcttcttctggaccCTCCGGAGAGCGCGAGTTGGAATCACTGGGCGTGCGCCTTATGGCCCAGGACTCcctggagaaagaggtTGCCGAGGATGCCAATAAAATGATAATGGAGCGGGAGATCGAGCTGGATCAGAAACGACTGGAGAAGGCAAAAGAGAAGCAAAGCAAGCTGCAGGGGCGCTTGCGAGGCATGGAGCTCAAAATTAGCAACTCCGGAACACGAATATCGGAAAAGCAGCGTCTAAGAGCAGACATTGATCGTCTAAAGCGGGAGGAGTTGCAGCCATTGCAGGTCGATATACAGGAAATCGAAGCTAGGCTACGTGATAATCAAAATTCGACAAATAAATTGCAAGCTGAAAGCGGATCCGAAATGCTTCCAGGAGAGACCCAGCAGGAATACTTGGTGAGGACAGGAAAAGTGACAGCATTTGGAACCTCCAATGGGTTtattgaagaggaagacaCAGGCGTGAAAAATCACCAGGATCTGATTATTCCAGGGATTGAACTGGCtgatgaggacgaggacgacgaagatGCATTGGTGCgaaagagaaaaatggATGAAAATCTGGACGATGGTGATGAGCGCATGTATAGAGACAGACTGAGACGTTGGACTGAGCGTCGAGCGTCGCTAAGAGCAGAATTACGGCCAGACTATACAGACGATCCACAGGTACCAGAGTGGCAAAAACCACACCCCAACAATGCCGATGCCATCCtcaacgacgagttcagaGTTCCTGGTGACATATATCCGTCTCTTTTTGATTACCAGAGAACGGGAGTCCAATGGCTCTGGGAGCTGTATTCGCACAAAACAGGAGGAATAATAGGTGACGAAATGGGTTTGGGTAAAACCGTGCAGGTCATTTCTTTTCTTGCTGGTCTTCACTACAGTGGTAAGCTCACGAAGCCGGTTCTCGTTGTGTGTCCAGCCACTGTTCTGAGTCAATGGTGTAAAGAGTTCCACAGATGGTGGCCAGCGCTGAGGGTCGTCATTCTACACTCTATTGGTACGGGAATGACCGGAAAACGTGTCGAGGActctgacgacgacgaagaggatgCCGATCTCAGCAGTCTGCCTTCGGACGGACGTGCCAAGGAGTTGGTTGACTCCGTCATTAATAACGGTCATGTGATCATCACCACGTATGTCGGGGTGCGGATATACTCCAGGTACTTATTGCCTGTGAGATGGAATTACGTTGTCTTGGACGAGGGACACAAGATCCGGAATCCAGACAGCCACGTCACTCTGGCCtgcaagcagctcaagacACCCAACCGGATCATTTTATCGGGCACACCTATACAAAACAATTTGGTCGAGCTATGGAGTTTATTTGACTTTGTATTCCCTGGGCGGCTGGGCACACTgcctgttttccagaaacaatTCTGTGTTCCAATCAATATCGGTGGCTACGCCAATGCGACAAatgttcaagttcaaaCAGGCTATAAGTGTGCTGTTATTTTGCGCGACCTGATTTCTCCTTATCTACTAAGACGGGTCAAGGCAGATGTTGCAAAGGATTTGCCCAAAAAATCGGAGATGGTTCTATTTTGCAAGCTGACAGACGTGCAGCGCAAACTCTATGAGGACTTTCTGAACTCAGAggacatcaacaagatcttgaGAGGCAAGAGGAATGCCCTCTTTGGAATAGACGTGTTACGGAAAATTTGCAACCATCCGGATTTAGTGGACCTGAAACTGCGCAAAAAACATCAACGAACGGCCGAGCAGTTGGAGGCTCGCGCAGGAAAATTACAGGTTGTCCATGCTTTGCTTGATGTGTGGTTTTCGGAAGGCCGTAAAACACTTATTTTCACCCAGACGCGGCAAATGCTTGACATTTTGCAGGATTTCATGGAAGCTCTCAATTATGAGACGGAATCTAAATTTTCCTTCATGCGAATGGACGGAACGACGCCGATCTCACAGAGACAGTCGATGGTTGACCAGTTCAACACGAATCCCATGTACAATGTGTTCTTACTCACCACCAGAGTCGGCGGTCTTGGTGTCAATTTGACAGGGGCCAGCAGGGTTATCATATACGATCCCGACTGGAACCCGTCTACGGACGTCCAGGCCAGGGAGCGTGCTTGGAGATTGGGACAGAAGAAGGATGTGGTAATATATCGCTTGATGATGGCGGGCTCTATAGAGGAGAAGATTTATCACCGCcaaattttcaagcagctaCTGACCAACAAGATTTTGAAGGACCCAAAGCAGAAAcggtttttcaaaatgaacGATTTGCATGAGCTATTTACGCTCGCCGAGGGCGAAACGAAGTTCAACAACTCGCGCAGCacgaaaaagaacgacgacgactttTTACAAGTGTCGAAACTAAAAGGTGTTTCTGGGTTGCAGAAGTACGAAGATGgcgaagacgaagaaggACACACGGAGGACAAAGATATTATGGCGGGTCTGATAGGAAACAATGCTTTGCAGTCTGCTTTAGAGCACGAGAGTGTTTTGAATCCTTCGTCATCGTACAGTTTAATTGATAACGAGGCATCGAGAATTGCCAATGAAGCCGTCAAGGCTTTACGGGAATCGAGAAAACTGGCGCGTCAGACTCGAATCAACGTTCCAACCTGGACAGGAAAGTTTGGCGAGGCCGGCAGAAACGTCGGGCGTCCGCGCAAGCCTGGCCTAAGCGGCGCTTCCACGCCAACTGGGAGGTCACAATCGCCTATGGTGTCTTCTAGCTCGATTTTGGATAATATCAAAAAACGCAAAGAGTCGTCGCCGAAACCAAAGATTGAAGATACCGATCTTATTGCCAGATTGAGCAACTACATGGCTGGCCTAAATGATTATTTCAGCACCTCTGCTGCAGTTCTTGACGAGCTGAAGATTGACGTCTCAAACGAAAAAACAGTCAAGGTTGTGCGATCGATGCTCAAATCAATATGTAAATGGGACAAGGAACGGAAAGGCTGGGTATTGAACGAGGAATTTAGATAG
- a CDS encoding glutamate decarboxylase yields MTIPQNSLNSSPALSSQLEHNRAKEMEELVIPTIHLIIQQIKDTDEGKRSLGARYEDPKILYSTLNLDKLSLEKGLREDVKAAEKLLATVKSILDNSVNTWHPGFMDKLYASTNPIGVLSDIVLSVLNTNAHVFTVSPALTVIERKVAQKYAALFGFTGKNAGGLTFSGGSWSNITSLHMARSLLFPETKVEGNRHKFSIYTSVHSHYSVEKAAILLGLGANSVFKIPVDKRGRMLVSELEKTIQETKNKGYTPLYVNATAGTTVFGSFDPFEDIAPVAKKYGLWFHIDGSWGGNAIFSANKAGLLAGSHLADSITSNPHKMLGVPTTCSFLLVPNDRVFTQANSLSAPYLFHNAQDDNENFDLANGTMGCGRRADALKFYLGWLYYGTNGYRERVDHAYAIAEYFTERASQTAGFTVVSDTPLQCLQVCFYYNPENQKLTGAERTHVTRHIATRLHGSGQFLVDYAPNPDDAANNEDNGEFFRVVFNSPIVSSDVVDQLIDKIVEVGKTVPKLD; encoded by the coding sequence ATGACGATTCCGCAGAATTCCCTCAATAGCTCACCGGCTTTGAGCTCGCAGCTCGAGCACAACAGAGCAAAAGAAatggaggagcttgtgaTTCCGACCATTCACCTTATAatccagcagatcaaagATACAGACGAAGGCAAAAGATCGTTGGGTGCCAGATACGAGGATCCTAAGATACTGTATTCGACTTTAAATTTAGACAAGCTTTCGCTGGAAAAAGGATTACGCGAAGATGTCAAAGCCgctgagaagctgctggctACGGTCAAGTCAATCTTGGACAACTCGGTCAACACATGGCATCCGGGCTTCATGGATAAACTGTACGCCTCGACTAATCCGATCGGTGTGTTATCTGATATCGTTCTTTCTGTGCTGAATACCAACGCTCACGTTTTTACAGTGTCGCCAGCTCTGACCGTTATCGAGCGCAAAGTGGCGCAGAAATATGCTGCTCTGTTTGGCTTCACAGGGAAAAACGCTGGCGGACTAACGTTCAGTGGTGGTTCATGGTCAAACATCACGAGCTTGCACATGGCTAGAAGCCTGCTatttccagaaaccaaGGTGGAGGGCAATAGGCATAAATTTTCAATCTACACAAGCGTCCATTCGCATTACAGTGTTGAAAAGGCTGCCATTCTTTTGGGACTTGGAGCTAATAGTGTATTCAAAATACCTGTTGACAAAAGGGGCAGAATGCTGGTGTCAGAACTTGAAAAGACTATCCAAGAGACCAAGAACAAGGGCTACACTCCGCTATATGTGAACGCCACAGCCGGGACCACAGTTTTCGGCTCGTTCGACCCATTTGAGGATATAGCTCCCGTCGCGAAAAAATACGGCTTGTGGTTCCATATTGACGGTTCCTGGGGAGGGAACGCCATTTTCAGCGCTAATAAAGCTGGTCTTCTGGCTGGATCCCATCTAGCGGATTCCATCACTTCCAATCCGCACAAAATGCTGGGCGTCCCTACAACGTGCTCGTTTTTGCTTGTTCCCAACGACCGTGTGTTCACGCAGGCTAATTCCTTGTCTGCTCCATATCTTTTCCATAATGCCCAGGATGACAATGAGAACTTCGATCTTGCAAATGGAACCATGGGGTGCGGCCGCCGCGCAGATGCTTTGAAGTTTTACCTGGGCTGGCTTTATTACGGAACAAATGGATACAGAGAACGAGTCGACCACGCTTACGCAATAGCCGAGTATTTTACGGAAAGGGCCTCCCAAACTGCAGGGTTTACTGTCGTTAGCGACACGCCGCTCCAGTGTCTCCAGGTGTGCTTTTATTACAACCCAGAGAACCAGAAGCTGACCGGAGCAGAACGCACTCACGTGACCAGGCATATAGCGACGCGGTTGCACGGGAGCGGGCAGTTCCTGGTGGACTATGCGCCAAACCCAGACGATGCAGCCAATAATGAGGACAATGGGGAGTTTTTCAGAGTGGTATTCAATTCGCCAATTGTGTCCAGCGATGTGGTGGACCAGCTGATAGACAAGATAGTAGAGGTTGGCAAAACGGTGCCCAAATTGGATTAA
- a CDS encoding Protein required for assembly of cytochrome c oxidase — MVASCKDQLKQVAICLQRSPCVMIERNKPKECISNPELAKDLPELCKAQLATFLECKRGIVDMRKRIRGNGTLSTGKYDEQYEKLSTGDFNPLEEMHKLDQLNSSQKQ; from the exons ATGGTGGCAAG CTGCAAAGACCAGCTTAAACAGGTGGCTATCTGCCTGCAACGATCCCCATGTGTGATGATCGAGCGCAACAAACCCAAAGAGTGCATCTCCAACCCCGAGCTTGCCAAAGATCTGCCGGAGCTCTGCAAAGCCCAGCTCGCCACGTTTCTTGAGTGCAAACGCGGTATTGTCGACATGCGAAAGCGGATCCGGGGAAATGGTACATTGAGCACGGGGAAATACGACGAACAATACGAAAAACTCTCAACAGGAGACTTCAATCCCCTGGAGGAAATGCACAAGCTGGACCAACTCAACTCGAGTCAAAAACAGTGA
- a CDS encoding Regulator of V-ATPase in vacuolar membrane protein 1 has protein sequence MTLNFVPGEPNRSPHCCSFVNWNAVQVLAYCSGNNLVIVTKNFQHLQTLYLPRDSYVVDVNRINGKIALAIGSKIQIYTPTVSNFYNYNFRGRKDVSELEIEWGLETEIENDKDDSTITCLSWSDSCDTYDDELSSAQLFGVPEEYNSLTSCELCVGSERSLALWRIYYSAKDGTHTARHRLLWSKTQPNPVYMVKFSPHSTAIASVGYYDKLVKIWHRVAYGIESAEFELNYTRLPAYVTLLRWKSGNMRRSNLSSAGSVTDLKPANSIIKDTSHRHIDIPHAEHCTLYVYGDDSVLRVFSTYYLDRGFQVASDGAVQFPSKSFVAVIDNQMVALGIDKVLEQLEQLESNGHQRNCHARSRDGDVSRSRSGSALSMYHRRQSSLLQLLEMRPELCLVFNPEGRIEIYAFHACEGEIRVKKLDAVLDSHGGLTRACIRLGKNCIPQDCRSVFLQDMQITQTSGGYGLSLIVHDLFKNSIRHVGFTFESLLQFEELEIATSGSTTVTIGELQHKLTGHNKSIRKLIRSGDGSVVLSTTRFGESCLWTAIPLSDSHKTLNKNSTLITPSPIVDAAFWKHGEYVIVYLADELVCFDCRLQSQYQAEIAKLAPVAGSLKIQPQEKLCCFFLVPELESDVAHAVAVYADGRCDAWELRLENGRCKIHPYTVDQLEAVHMASYVDPVGWNAAIGTSLQRDVLTTIQANGDVAVYSTRVQDGRIIWEQKQTFSTGIANATFLNGSSIHRLAVVNESRDQLHIWDTRLGTLEYSETFEAEKIRDIDWTCTAFSQGILAIGFDSHSLLYTQLRYDYTNDTPTYTKIKKVDISHQTRHHIGDSVWLADGLLVIGSGNQFYISDKTLDPQHDYITARAMGTLEIVSNDVFQLCAALNGPLPLYHPQFLIQTLLYSGFGGIEKLVLHFSNALRALELGTASSIDPKLGFETPEHDIVGASRADDVAVTRQTCNTIVERLAKHKLPFLTGHQQITLASTIQIMADIAEKYSSVLDANGLRFYLGMKLFQLNETKRAQFRTITMRDVTFALHSENKDLLFDIISENSAVQIGAAEFSKYALAYWMEHTRLAEVLETVARTEFFKTQDSGRYKDPSVCSLHFLALHKKNVLLGLWRTAIGHPEQQKMIKFLGNDFKQDRWRSAAKKNAFVLLGKHRHVDAAYFFLLADSLKDCVNVIISKLNDPGLAIAVARCYEKGDHGPVMKDLVLRHLLPRALRNNDRWTASWCFWILSDRALAIQALIKPARDILLDVAKFDAIDASQEAALPVKMDYEDPVLLAMYDSLRTKRVEYLRGALALDVRAEYDFVLAAALMYQKMGCDYLSLHLVQHWEFSETKEIIEPSTGKEVLPPPPSEFQEPDMSAFDFGF, from the coding sequence ATGACCCTGAATTTTGTGCCTGGAGAGCCCAACCGCTCGCCGCactgctgctcttttgTCAATTGGAACGCCGTCCAGGTGTTGGCGTACTGCTCTGGAAACAACCTTGTCATTGTGACGAAGAATTTCCAGCATCTGCAGACCCTATATCTTCCTCGAGACTCTTACGTGGTGGACGTCAACCGGATTAACGGGAAGATAGCTTTGGCAATTGGCTCAAAAATCCAGATATACACCCCGACAGTGTCAAACTTCTACAATTACAACTTTCGTGGCCGCAAGGACGTGTCCGAGCTGGAGATCGAATGGGGACTCGAAACAGAGATAGAGAACGACAAGGACGATTCCACCATCACGTGTCTTTCGTGGTCCGACTCGTGCGATACCTATGATGACGAGCTCTCGAGCGCACAGCTTTTTGGCGTTCCTGAGGAGTATAACTCGCTCACGAGCTGCGAGCTGTGCGTTGGTTCTGAGCGGTCGCTGGCACTCTGGCGGATCTATTATTCGGCCAAGGACGGAACGCATACCGCCAGACACCGGCTGCTGTGGTCCAAGACGCAGCCCAATCCGGTTTACATGGTCAAGTTCTCGCCCCATTCCACGGCAATAGCTAGCGTCGGATACTACGACAAATTGGTCAAGATCTGGCACAGAGTCGCTTACGGCATCGAGTCGGCcgagttcgagctcaaTTACACGCGGCTGCCCGCGTACGTGACACTCTTGCGTTGGAAGTCCGGCAATATGCGGCGCAGCAACCTCTCCTCGGCCGGCTCTGTCACCGACTTGAAACCAGCCAACAGCATCATCAAGGACACCTCGCACCGACACATAGACATCCCGCACGCTGAGCATTGCACGCTATACGTGTACGGCGACGACTCTGTGCTCAGGGTGTTCTCGACGTACTACCTCGACCGTGGCTTCCAGGTGGCTAGTGATGGGGCGGTGCAGTTCCCGTCTAAGAGCTTTGTGGCGGTGATTGACAACCAGATGGTTGCACTTGGCATCGACAAagttctggagcagctggagcagctggagtcAAATGGCCACCAGAGAAACTGCCACGCACGGTCCCGCGATGGCGACGTGTCGCGCAGTCGCAGCGGGTCGGCGCTCAGCATGTACCACCGTCGCCAGagctcgctgctgcagctACTGGAAATGCGGCCCGAACTGTGTCTGGTTTTCAATCCAGAGGGCCGCATTGAAATCTATGCATTCCATGCGTGCGAGGGCGAAATTAGGGTGAAGAAGTTGGACGCCGTGCTCGACTCTCACGGCGGCCTGACGAGGGCCTGTATCCGGCTAGGGAAAAATTGCATACCCCAGGACTGTCGCAGCGTTTTTTTGCAGGACATGCAGATCACGCAGACTTCAGGAGGCTACGGGTTGTCGCTGATTGTACACGATCTGTTTAAAAACTCGATCCGTCACGTGGGGTTCACGTTTgagtcgctgctgcagttcgaagagctggagattGCAACCTCAGGATCGACAACCGTGACGATCGGCGAGCTGCAGCACAAACTGACGGGCCATAACAAGTCGATCCGCAAACTGATCCGATCCGGCGACGGCTCCGTCGTCCTGTCCACCACCCGGTTCGGCGAAAGCTGTCTGTGGACGGCGATTCCGCTGTCCGACTCGCACAAGACGCTGAACAAAAATTCCACACTAATCACGCCGTCGCCAATCGTTGACGCTGCGTTCTGGAAACACGGCGAGTACGTGATTGTGTATCTggcagacgagctggtctGCTTTGACTGCCGTCTACAGTCGCAGTACCAGGCAGAAATCGCCAAGCTGGCTCCCGTGGCTGGGTCTCTGAAAATCCAGCCGCAGGAAAAACTGTGCTGTTTTTTCCTGGTCCCCGAGCTCGAGAGCGACGTTGCACACGCCGTGGCGGTGTACGCGGACGGCCGATGCGATGCGTGGGAGCTCCGACTGGAAAATGGCCGCTGCAAAATACACCCTTACACagtcgaccagctggaggCCGTCCATATGGCGTCGTACGTCGACCCGGTCGGCTGGAACGCGGCGATCGGCACGAGTCTGCAGCGCGACGTGCTCACGACGATTCAGGCAAATGGCGACGTCGCGGTGTACTCGACGCGGGTCCAGGACGGCCGCATTATCTgggagcagaaacagacgTTTTCCACGGGGATAGCCAACGCGACGTTTTTGAACGGCTCGTCGATCCACCGGCTCGCCGTCGTCAACGAAAGTCGCGACCAGCTGCACATCTGGGACACACGGCTTGGCACGCTGGAGTACTCGGAGACGTTTgaggccgagaaaatcaGGGATATCGACTGGACATGTACAGCGTTCTCACAGGGCATTCTGGCCATCGGGTTCGACTCGCACTCGCTCCTGTACACGCAGCTTCGCTACGACTACACGAACGACACCCCCACTTACaccaagatcaagaaagtGGACATCTCGCACCAAACCCGACACCATATCGGCGACTCTGTGTGGCTCGCCGACGGGCTGCTTGTGATCGGCTCGGGCAACCAGTTCTACATCAGCGACAAGACGCTGGACCCGCAGCACGACTACATCACTGCGCGGGCCATGGGCACGCTCGAAATCGTCTCGAACGACGTGTTTCAGCTGTGTGCTGCGTTAAACGGCCCGTTACCGCTGTACCATCCGCAGTTTCTGATCCAGACACTGCTCTACAGcggttttggaggcatcGAAAAGCTGGTTCTGCATTTTTCCAATGCTCTTCGCGCGCTGGAGCTCGGCACGGCGTCAAGCATCGACCCCAAGCTCGGCTTCGAAACGCCGGAGCACGATATCGTCGGAGCGTCCAGGGCCGACGACGTTGCCGTGACGCGACAAACGTGCAACACCATCGTCGAGCGGCTGGCCAAGCATAAGCTGCCGTTTCTGACGGGCCACCAGCAGATCACGCTCGCGTCAACGATCCAGATAATGGCAGACATAGCAGAAAAATACTCGTCTGTTCTGGACGCCAATGGGCTTCGGTTCTATCTCGGTATGaaactcttccagctcAACGAGACTAAACGCGCGCAGTTCCGCACCATCACCATGCGGGACGTGACTTTTGCGCTGCACAGCGAAAATAAAGACCTGCTATTCGACATCATCAGCGAAAACAGCGCGGTGCAGATTGGCGCGGCTGAGTTCTCCAAATATGCTCTTGCGTACTGGATGGAGCACACCAGACTGGCCGAGGTGCTCGAGACCGTCGCAAGAACCGAGTTCTTCAAGACACAGGACTCGGGACGGTACAAAGACCCGAGCGTGTGCTCTTTGCATTTTCTAGCTCTGCACAAGAAAAACGTGCTTCTGGGGCTCTGGCGGACGGCCATTGGCCATCcggagcagcagaagatgATCAAGTTCCTGGGAAACGATTTTAAACAGGACCGTTGGCGGTCGGcagcgaaaaagaacgCTTTTGTGCTGCTGGGAAAACACCGCCACGTGGATGCGGCGTATTTCTTCCTGCTGGCCGACTCGCTCAAGGACTGCGTCAACGTGATCATCAGCAAGCTCAACGACCCGGGACTCGCCATCGCTGTGGCTCGCTGCTACGAAAAAGGCGATCATGGACCAGTCATGAAAGATCTCGTGCTCAGACACCTGCTGCCGAGAGCACTCCGAAATAACGACCGGTGGACTGCCAGctggtgtttctggatcctGAGCGACCGCGCGCTGGCCATCCAGGCGCTCATCAAGCCGGCCCGCGACATTCTCCTGGACGTTGCCAAGTTCGAcgcgatcgacgcgtcgcaGGAGGCAGCGCTACCAGTGAAGATGGACTACGAGGACCctgtgctgctggccaTGTACGACAGTCTGCGCACAAAACGCGTGGAGTACTTGCGTGGGGCGCTGGCCCTCGACGTGCGGGCCGAATACGACTTTGTGCTGGCTGCCGCGCTCATGTACCAGAAAATGGGGTGCGACTATCTGTCGCTCCATCTGGTACAGCATTGGGAGTTCTCTGAGACGAAAGAGATCATTGAACCCTCCACGGGCAAAGAGGTGCTGCCGCCGCCGCCTTCTGAGTTTCAGGAACCGGACATGTCTGCGTTCGACTTTGGCTTTTAA